The Barnesiella propionica genomic sequence CTATCCAGACATCGGAACCTATATAAATCGAAGACGTTTCCAAATTTTGTTTTCTTATCAATTCTTTTCTGCTTATTCCGTGGTTTACATCTATAATATAAGTATACGCTGCAATCGAAGTATCGGAGCCTATATATACACGTTGATCGGAATGAATAATACAACCAAATCCGATAGAAACATTATCTCCAATAATTATTTCACCAACTCCTTCAAAAGAAACATTCGGATAAATAGTCACATTCCTGCCTATCTTCACATTACTCGCATTTAAATATACATTGCCTAAAAGGGTTACGGCTTTATGGGGGGTGCGTGTTCTTTGCAGGAA encodes the following:
- a CDS encoding acyltransferase, with product FLQRTRTPHKAVTLLGNVYLNASNVKIGRNVTIYPNVSFEGVGEIIIGDNVSIGFGCIIHSDQRVYIGSDTSIAAYTYIIDVNHGISRKELIRKQNLETSSIYIGSDVWIAAHCTIIKGAEIQDGAVVGAMSMVNKEIGPYCIAYGIPAKNFGERK